From the Roseateles sp. XES5 genome, one window contains:
- the ybgF gene encoding tol-pal system protein YbgF, whose translation MKKLVAAGVLSLAAVALTVGPISASPLSTLANGFLPAKNATAEKGNVVLAQAMDPRVGQLEEQIRTLNGRIEEMSYQLLQMQEQLRKTQEDNEYRFQEIEGGKGGGSGKSGALEKPVNGGTADQQIATNNGVPAGDTAGTDTLGTPGDGAQPQELGSIKFDENGNPIGADANPDLNNQSAALGNDNALPGVDGGLPQASQSSTASLDNPDDLYQAAYGHVLSGDYQVAEREFRDYLDIFPNSDKAADANFWLGEAQYSQGNFNDAAKTFLNAHQTFAKSKKAPEMLLKLGMSLAALDNRETACATLREVNKRYPNASKTVKAKVSSEQSRLSC comes from the coding sequence ATGAAGAAACTTGTCGCGGCAGGCGTTCTCAGTCTCGCAGCGGTGGCACTAACGGTCGGGCCGATCAGCGCATCGCCGCTCTCGACGCTGGCGAACGGCTTCCTTCCCGCCAAGAATGCAACGGCCGAGAAGGGCAATGTGGTTCTCGCGCAGGCCATGGACCCGCGGGTCGGGCAGCTTGAAGAGCAGATCCGCACCCTCAACGGCCGTATCGAAGAAATGAGCTACCAGCTCCTGCAGATGCAGGAACAGCTCCGCAAGACCCAGGAAGACAACGAGTATCGCTTCCAGGAGATCGAAGGCGGCAAGGGCGGTGGCAGCGGCAAGAGCGGCGCACTCGAAAAGCCGGTCAACGGCGGCACGGCCGATCAGCAGATCGCAACGAACAACGGAGTTCCGGCGGGTGATACCGCCGGAACCGACACGCTCGGCACGCCGGGCGATGGCGCGCAGCCGCAGGAACTCGGCTCGATCAAGTTCGACGAGAACGGCAACCCGATCGGTGCCGACGCCAATCCCGATCTCAACAACCAGAGCGCCGCGCTCGGCAACGACAATGCGCTGCCCGGCGTCGATGGCGGCCTGCCCCAGGCCTCGCAGTCGTCCACGGCTTCGCTCGACAATCCGGACGATCTCTACCAGGCGGCCTATGGCCATGTGCTTTCGGGCGATTACCAGGTGGCCGAGCGCGAGTTCCGCGACTATCTCGACATCTTCCCGAACAGCGACAAGGCGGCGGACGCCAATTTCTGGCTCGGCGAAGCACAGTATTCGCAGGGTAATTTCAACGACGCGGCCAAGACCTTCCTCAATGCGCACCAGACTTTCGCCAAGTCCAAGAAGGCGCCGGAAATGCTGCTGAAGCTCGGCATGTCGCTCGCCGCCCTCGACAACCGCGAAACCGCCTGCGCCACGCTGCGCGAGGTGAACAAGCGTTATCCGAACGCTTCCAAGACCGTGAAGGCCAAGGTGTCTTCCGAACAGAGCCGCCTGTCCTGCTGA
- the tilS gene encoding tRNA lysidine(34) synthetase TilS produces MARADDPVTDAAGRLLDSFRRSVTLLIAISGGSDSTGLLVALAMLCASGRYPNITLSACTVDHGLRPGSADEASAVARLCARHGVPHVTRRWEGAKPATGLQAAARARRYDLLVDAAAETGADAILSAHTRDDQTETVAMRAARAGEGIGLSGMADAVLLKRAVWLLRPFLAVDRASIRAFLTVNGEGWIEDPSNLNPRFERVRVRDQGTAGPSPSVENRLTFSQRAADFLTGTVVTTDGACFSLPLPAVDRALSEPAAWRGLLLLTAVVGGRVHVLETRSAMRLRAFLASGTLSRLTAGRVVFDRRRDALHLYRECRDIVPLVLSAGEAKTWDGRYHVSSKTGQAFVISARGGAGEGLQGPALRARRAAPCLKFGDGAAVTAQDATIAPAIAPYADFLPRFDLPLAQALADIVGAGRFVSPPNE; encoded by the coding sequence GTGGCCCGCGCGGACGATCCCGTCACGGACGCAGCCGGCCGTTTGCTCGACAGTTTCCGACGTTCCGTTACGCTTCTCATCGCCATTTCCGGCGGCAGCGATTCCACCGGACTTCTCGTGGCGCTCGCCATGCTTTGCGCCTCCGGGCGCTATCCGAACATCACTCTTTCCGCCTGCACGGTCGATCATGGCCTGCGCCCCGGCTCTGCCGACGAGGCGTCGGCGGTCGCGCGGCTGTGCGCCCGTCATGGCGTTCCGCATGTCACGCGCCGCTGGGAGGGCGCGAAGCCCGCGACCGGCCTTCAGGCCGCCGCACGCGCCAGACGGTACGACCTTCTCGTGGACGCCGCGGCGGAAACGGGCGCGGACGCGATCCTTTCTGCCCACACCCGGGACGACCAGACCGAGACGGTCGCCATGCGCGCCGCGCGGGCGGGGGAGGGTATCGGGCTCTCGGGCATGGCGGATGCCGTTCTGCTGAAGCGCGCCGTCTGGCTCCTCCGGCCTTTCCTCGCGGTCGATCGCGCCTCGATCCGCGCTTTCCTCACCGTCAACGGGGAAGGCTGGATCGAGGATCCGAGCAACCTCAACCCGCGCTTCGAGCGGGTGCGCGTGCGGGATCAAGGCACTGCGGGACCGTCCCCGTCGGTGGAGAACCGGCTCACGTTCTCGCAACGTGCGGCAGACTTCCTGACCGGCACCGTCGTGACCACGGATGGAGCCTGCTTCTCTCTGCCGCTTCCCGCCGTCGATAGGGCCTTGTCCGAGCCCGCCGCCTGGCGCGGTCTCCTGTTGCTGACGGCCGTCGTCGGGGGGCGGGTGCACGTCCTTGAGACGCGGTCTGCAATGCGCCTCCGCGCCTTTCTTGCCAGCGGCACACTGTCGCGGCTGACGGCCGGCCGGGTGGTGTTCGACCGCCGGCGCGACGCGCTCCATCTCTATCGCGAGTGTCGTGACATCGTCCCACTGGTCCTGTCGGCCGGGGAGGCAAAAACATGGGACGGGCGCTACCATGTGAGCAGCAAGACCGGGCAGGCCTTCGTGATTTCAGCCCGGGGGGGCGCTGGGGAAGGGCTCCAGGGGCCGGCATTGCGGGCGCGCCGTGCCGCGCCCTGCCTGAAATTCGGGGATGGCGCCGCCGTGACGGCGCAGGATGCGACGATCGCGCCGGCAATCGCGCCCTATGCCGATTTCCTGCCGCGCTTCGACCTGCCGTTGGCGCAGGCGCTGGCCGATATCGTCGGCGCCGGCAGGTTTGTGTCTCCTCCGAACGAATGA
- the ftsH gene encoding ATP-dependent zinc metalloprotease FtsH, translating into MNPNFRNFALWAIIALLLIALFSMFQTSPAQTGSREIPYSQFLKEVDSSRVKEVVITGDKIVGSYVENGATFQTYSPNGDNTLVQRLEAKNVVVSARPETDGSSGFLSYIGTLLPMLLLIGVWVYFMRQMQGGGKGGAFSFGKSKARMLDENNNNITFADVAGCDEAKEEVKELVDFLKDPQKFQKLGGRIPRGVLMVGPPGTGKTLLAKSIAGEAKVPFFTISGSDFVEMFVGVGAARVRDMFEQAKKSAPCIIFIDEIDAVGRHRGAGLGGGNDEREQTLNQMLVEMDGFDTNLGVIVIAATNRPDILDPALLRPGRFDRQVVVPNPDIVGRERILKVHVRNVPLAPNVDLKILARGTPGFSGADLMNLVNEAALMAARRNKRLVTMQEFEDAKDKIMMGAERRSSAMTEAEKKLTAYHEAGHAIVALKVPAADPLHKATIIPRGRALGMVMQLPEGDRYSMSYKWMVSRLAIMMGGRVAEEITFGKDNITSGASSDIEQATKLARAMVTQWGFSDQLGQVAYGENQQEVFLGHSVAQQKNVSEATAQKIDNEIRRLIDEAYSEAKRILTEQNHEFVALAEGLLEYETLTGDEIKALIRGEKPARDLGDDTPPHRGSAVPKAGHKKGGEAEGGMEPQPQ; encoded by the coding sequence ATGAATCCCAATTTCCGAAACTTCGCCCTCTGGGCGATTATCGCCCTTCTGCTGATCGCGCTGTTCAGCATGTTCCAGACGAGCCCGGCCCAGACCGGCTCGCGGGAAATCCCCTATTCGCAGTTCCTGAAAGAAGTGGACTCGAGCCGGGTGAAGGAAGTCGTCATTACCGGCGACAAGATCGTCGGCAGCTATGTCGAGAACGGTGCGACCTTCCAGACCTATTCGCCGAACGGCGACAACACGCTCGTCCAGCGCCTTGAGGCGAAGAACGTCGTGGTCAGCGCGCGCCCGGAAACGGATGGTTCCTCCGGCTTCCTCAGCTATATCGGCACGCTCCTGCCCATGCTGCTGCTGATCGGCGTCTGGGTGTACTTCATGCGCCAGATGCAGGGCGGCGGCAAGGGCGGTGCCTTCAGCTTCGGCAAGTCCAAGGCCCGCATGCTGGACGAGAACAACAACAACATCACCTTTGCCGATGTGGCCGGCTGCGACGAGGCCAAGGAAGAGGTGAAGGAGCTGGTGGACTTCCTCAAGGATCCCCAGAAGTTCCAGAAGCTGGGTGGCCGCATTCCGCGCGGCGTGCTGATGGTCGGCCCTCCGGGCACCGGCAAGACCTTGCTGGCCAAATCCATCGCGGGCGAAGCCAAGGTGCCCTTCTTCACGATCTCGGGTTCCGACTTCGTTGAAATGTTCGTCGGCGTGGGCGCGGCGCGTGTGCGCGACATGTTCGAACAGGCCAAGAAGAGCGCCCCCTGCATCATCTTCATCGACGAAATCGACGCCGTGGGTCGCCATCGTGGAGCGGGCCTGGGCGGCGGCAATGACGAGCGCGAGCAGACCCTCAACCAGATGCTGGTGGAGATGGACGGCTTTGACACCAATCTCGGTGTGATCGTGATCGCCGCAACCAACCGCCCCGACATCCTGGACCCGGCCCTGCTGCGTCCCGGCCGCTTCGACCGCCAGGTCGTCGTACCGAACCCGGACATCGTCGGTCGTGAGCGTATCCTCAAGGTGCATGTGCGCAACGTGCCGCTGGCGCCGAATGTCGACCTCAAGATTCTTGCCCGCGGTACGCCCGGTTTTTCCGGCGCCGATCTCATGAACCTCGTCAACGAGGCTGCCCTGATGGCGGCGCGGCGCAACAAGCGTCTCGTCACCATGCAGGAATTCGAGGATGCCAAGGACAAGATCATGATGGGCGCCGAGCGCCGTTCCTCGGCCATGACCGAGGCGGAAAAGAAGCTCACTGCCTATCACGAAGCCGGCCATGCCATCGTCGCGCTCAAGGTGCCCGCCGCCGATCCCCTGCACAAGGCGACGATCATTCCGCGCGGCCGCGCGCTCGGCATGGTCATGCAGCTTCCCGAGGGCGACCGCTACTCGATGAGCTACAAGTGGATGGTCTCGCGCCTCGCCATCATGATGGGCGGCCGCGTTGCCGAAGAGATCACCTTCGGCAAGGACAACATCACCTCTGGCGCGTCGTCGGATATCGAGCAGGCGACCAAACTCGCCCGGGCGATGGTCACGCAATGGGGCTTCTCCGACCAGCTCGGTCAGGTCGCTTATGGCGAGAACCAGCAGGAGGTGTTCCTCGGTCACTCCGTCGCGCAGCAGAAGAACGTCTCCGAGGCGACCGCGCAGAAGATCGACAACGAAATCCGCCGCCTGATCGACGAGGCCTATTCCGAGGCAAAGCGCATCCTCACCGAGCAGAACCACGAATTCGTGGCGCTGGCCGAAGGCCTGCTCGAATACGAAACCCTGACCGGCGACGAGATCAAGGCGCTTATCCGCGGCGAGAAGCCGGCGCGCGATCTCGGCGACGACACGCCGCCGCACCGCGGCTCGGCCGTGCCGAAGGCCGGCCACAAGAAGGGCGGCGAGGCGGAAGGCGGGATGGAACCGCAGCCGCAGTAA
- the glmM gene encoding phosphoglucosamine mutase yields MKRRYFGTDGIRGQSNTFPMTPDLAMRVGIAVGTIFRRGAHRHRVVIGKDTRLSGYMLENAMVAGFTAAGIDAFVLGPIPTPAVAMLTRSLRADIGVMISASHNPFYDNGIKLFGPDGYKLSDELELEIEDLLEKDMMAQLAKSAEIGRAKRIDGVHDRYIEHAKRTLPRDVTLQGLRIAIDCANGAAYRVAPAALWELGADVVTIGNEPDGLNINLECGSTHPSTLQRKVHEVRADIGIALDGDADRVQIIDENGKIIDGDQLMAVIAESWAADGMLRGNGIVATVMSNLGLERFLTGKGLGLQRTKVGDRYVVEHMRQHDYNVGGEQSGHIVLSDFGTTGDGLVAALQILACVKRSGKTVSEVCNRFEPVPQVLKNVRVKAGQPLEDATVRQAIADAENELAKTGRLLIRPSGTEPLIRVMAEGDDRAQVERIVDELIGVIGSVRNAA; encoded by the coding sequence ATGAAACGTCGTTATTTCGGCACGGACGGCATCCGGGGTCAATCCAATACATTCCCGATGACGCCGGATCTTGCCATGCGGGTCGGCATTGCCGTGGGCACGATCTTCCGCCGTGGCGCGCACCGCCACCGGGTGGTGATCGGCAAGGACACGCGCCTGTCCGGCTACATGCTGGAGAACGCCATGGTGGCGGGCTTCACCGCCGCCGGCATCGATGCCTTCGTCCTCGGCCCGATCCCGACGCCGGCCGTCGCCATGCTGACACGTTCGCTGCGTGCCGATATCGGCGTGATGATCTCCGCCTCGCACAACCCGTTCTACGACAACGGCATCAAGCTCTTCGGCCCTGATGGCTACAAGCTTTCGGACGAGCTGGAGCTGGAAATCGAGGACCTGCTCGAAAAGGACATGATGGCGCAGCTTGCCAAGTCCGCCGAGATCGGCCGGGCCAAGCGCATCGACGGCGTGCACGACCGCTACATCGAGCATGCCAAGCGCACGCTGCCGCGCGACGTCACGCTGCAGGGCCTGCGCATCGCCATCGACTGCGCCAACGGCGCGGCCTATCGCGTGGCGCCCGCCGCGCTCTGGGAACTGGGTGCCGACGTCGTCACGATCGGCAACGAACCCGACGGTCTCAACATCAATCTCGAATGCGGCTCCACGCATCCCTCGACGCTGCAGCGCAAGGTGCACGAGGTGCGCGCCGATATCGGCATCGCGCTCGATGGCGATGCGGACCGCGTGCAGATCATCGACGAGAACGGCAAGATCATCGACGGCGACCAGTTGATGGCTGTCATTGCCGAAAGCTGGGCGGCCGACGGCATGCTGCGCGGCAACGGCATCGTCGCCACCGTCATGTCCAATCTCGGTCTCGAACGCTTCCTGACCGGCAAGGGCCTCGGCCTCCAGCGCACCAAGGTCGGCGACCGCTATGTCGTCGAGCACATGCGCCAGCACGACTACAATGTCGGCGGCGAACAGTCCGGCCATATCGTGCTTTCCGATTTCGGCACGACCGGCGACGGTCTCGTCGCCGCGCTTCAGATTCTTGCCTGCGTCAAGCGCAGCGGCAAGACAGTGAGCGAGGTCTGCAACCGTTTCGAGCCCGTGCCGCAGGTGCTGAAAAACGTGCGCGTGAAGGCCGGCCAGCCGCTGGAAGATGCGACGGTGCGCCAGGCGATCGCCGATGCGGAAAATGAACTTGCCAAGACCGGCCGCCTGCTCATCCGCCCCTCCGGCACGGAGCCGCTGATCCGCGTGATGGCGGAGGGCGACGACCGCGCCCAGGTCGAGCGCATCGTCGACGAACTCATCGGGGTGATCGGCTCGGTGCGCAACGCGGCCTGA
- a CDS encoding outer membrane protein, protein MRKVLSGVVAVLLTGTSGYAADLYQPEVIEAPVQEAVIETSGWYLRGDAGWSYNKMRGAHFFQGSNATLRDFDSSSLKSGFTIGGGVGYQINDHFRADVTLDYMFKSKFNGSTTGGCGVAAACTSRDVASLNALSLLANAYVDIGKYGIVTPYVGAGIGGTYVNWGNLDNTSCETGNPANCDPTITHRGRKSWRFTYALMAGASVDVTCNLKADLGYRFRHVTKGEMFGYNLNGGPGYDKGFYSHEARAGLRYSFGGCETATYIPPAEIPIEQPVYK, encoded by the coding sequence ATGAGGAAAGTTTTGAGTGGCGTCGTTGCCGTCCTGCTGACAGGCACGTCGGGTTACGCGGCCGATCTGTATCAGCCGGAGGTCATCGAAGCCCCGGTACAGGAAGCCGTCATCGAGACGAGCGGCTGGTACCTGCGCGGTGACGCGGGCTGGTCCTACAACAAGATGCGCGGCGCGCACTTCTTCCAGGGCTCGAACGCGACGCTTCGCGATTTCGATTCGTCCAGCCTGAAGAGCGGCTTCACCATCGGCGGCGGTGTCGGCTACCAGATCAACGACCACTTCCGCGCCGACGTAACGCTCGACTACATGTTCAAGTCGAAGTTCAACGGCTCGACGACGGGCGGCTGCGGCGTGGCCGCCGCCTGCACCTCGCGCGATGTCGCGTCCCTGAATGCCCTCAGCCTGCTGGCCAACGCCTATGTCGACATCGGCAAATACGGTATCGTGACGCCCTATGTCGGCGCCGGTATCGGTGGCACCTATGTCAACTGGGGCAACCTCGACAACACGTCGTGCGAAACGGGCAACCCTGCCAATTGCGACCCGACGATCACGCACCGCGGCAGGAAGAGCTGGCGCTTCACCTACGCGCTCATGGCCGGCGCTTCGGTTGACGTGACCTGCAACCTGAAGGCCGACCTCGGCTACCGCTTCCGTCACGTCACCAAGGGTGAGATGTTCGGCTACAACCTGAACGGCGGCCCGGGTTACGACAAGGGCTTCTACAGCCACGAAGCGCGCGCAGGTCTGCGCTATTCCTTCGGCGGCTGCGAAACGGCGACCTACATTCCGCCGGCAGAAATTCCGATCGAACAGCCGGTCTACAAGTAA
- a CDS encoding outer membrane protein: protein MFRRIAPFGIAVLAGLLATAAGASDIDIINAPEIDISQSAVAQGWYIRGDLGYSGWTKGGKPDYAVYAPGGVIASQESFDSARFSDDLSYGVGVGYQFNDMIRADLTTDFFSGDLRGDSNIAAPCSGADPAGTSCGFNHDADYSAINVMANGYVDIGTFAGFTPYIGAGVGATRVSWGDLNSQPFCVAGGAACSGTTYAGESLAGYDSWRFTYALMAGATVDITERLKLDVGYRYSDTAGGRMFQYGATEQGYGAAGAKGRDEGFKKHEIRVGFRIPTW from the coding sequence ATGTTCCGCCGTATCGCACCGTTTGGCATTGCCGTTCTCGCCGGCCTCCTCGCGACGGCCGCCGGAGCCAGCGACATCGACATCATCAACGCGCCTGAAATCGACATTTCCCAGAGCGCGGTGGCGCAGGGCTGGTACATCCGCGGTGATCTCGGCTATTCCGGCTGGACCAAGGGCGGCAAGCCTGACTACGCGGTCTATGCGCCGGGCGGCGTCATCGCTTCGCAGGAGAGCTTCGACAGCGCGCGCTTCTCCGACGATCTCTCCTACGGCGTCGGCGTCGGCTACCAGTTCAACGACATGATCCGCGCGGACCTGACGACGGATTTCTTCAGCGGCGACCTTCGCGGCGATTCCAACATCGCCGCGCCTTGCAGCGGCGCGGATCCGGCAGGCACGAGCTGCGGTTTCAACCACGACGCCGACTACAGCGCGATCAACGTCATGGCCAACGGTTATGTCGATATCGGCACCTTCGCCGGCTTCACGCCCTATATCGGCGCGGGTGTCGGCGCGACCCGCGTGAGCTGGGGCGATCTCAATTCGCAGCCCTTCTGCGTGGCCGGCGGGGCGGCGTGCTCGGGAACGACCTATGCCGGAGAATCGCTTGCCGGCTACGATAGCTGGCGCTTTACCTATGCCCTGATGGCCGGCGCCACCGTCGACATCACGGAGCGGCTTAAACTCGATGTTGGTTACCGCTATTCCGATACGGCGGGCGGACGGATGTTCCAGTACGGCGCGACGGAGCAGGGCTATGGCGCCGCCGGCGCCAAGGGCCGCGACGAGGGCTTCAAGAAACACGAAATCCGGGTCGGTTTCCGTATTCCGACCTGGTGA
- a CDS encoding phosphoserine transaminase, which yields MTKTVTPPDVRPNNTHFSSGPCSKRPNWSLEALSDAPLGRSHRAKIGKTKLKQAIDLTRDVLEVPADYRIGIVPASDTGAVEMALWSLLGPRGVDMVAWESFGSGWVSDVVKELKLPDTRKITADYGLLPDLSTIDFDRDVVFTWNGTTSGVRVANADFIPADRKGLTICDATSAAFAQNLDFAKLDVVTFSWQKVLGGEGAHGVIILSPRAVERLESYTPAWPMPKIFRMTKGGKLIEGIFQGETINTPSMLCVEDYIDALLWAQQVGGLKGLMARADANAKVIFNFVETNDWIANLARDPATRSNTSVCLTIADKDVLALDADAQAAFAKGLVSLLDKQGVAYDIGAYRDAPSGLRIWAGATIDTADLEALMPWLTWAFETQKATLSKAAA from the coding sequence ATGACGAAAACCGTCACACCGCCGGACGTGCGTCCGAACAATACCCATTTTTCTTCTGGCCCCTGCTCGAAGCGCCCCAACTGGTCGCTCGAAGCGCTTTCCGATGCTCCGCTCGGTCGTTCGCACCGCGCCAAGATCGGCAAGACCAAGCTCAAGCAGGCCATCGATCTCACCCGTGATGTTCTGGAAGTGCCGGCGGATTACCGCATCGGCATCGTGCCGGCCTCCGATACCGGCGCCGTCGAAATGGCGCTGTGGTCGCTGCTCGGCCCGCGCGGCGTCGACATGGTCGCCTGGGAAAGCTTCGGTTCGGGCTGGGTTTCGGATGTCGTGAAGGAGCTGAAGCTCCCCGACACGCGCAAGATCACCGCCGATTACGGCCTTCTCCCGGACCTTTCCACGATCGATTTCGACCGTGACGTGGTCTTCACCTGGAACGGCACGACCTCCGGCGTGCGCGTCGCCAATGCCGACTTCATCCCGGCCGACCGCAAGGGCCTCACGATCTGCGATGCGACCTCGGCCGCCTTCGCGCAGAACCTCGATTTCGCCAAGCTTGATGTCGTTACCTTCTCCTGGCAGAAGGTTCTCGGTGGTGAGGGCGCGCATGGCGTCATCATCCTGTCGCCGCGCGCCGTCGAGCGCCTTGAAAGCTACACGCCGGCCTGGCCGATGCCGAAGATCTTCCGCATGACCAAGGGCGGCAAGCTGATCGAGGGAATCTTCCAGGGCGAGACGATCAATACGCCCTCCATGCTCTGCGTCGAAGACTATATCGACGCCTTGCTCTGGGCGCAGCAGGTCGGCGGCCTCAAGGGCCTGATGGCCCGCGCCGATGCCAATGCCAAGGTTATCTTCAATTTCGTCGAGACGAACGACTGGATCGCCAATCTTGCCAGGGATCCGGCGACGCGTTCCAACACCTCGGTCTGCCTGACGATTGCCGACAAGGACGTGCTGGCGCTCGATGCGGATGCACAGGCCGCCTTCGCCAAGGGGCTCGTCTCTCTGCTCGACAAGCAGGGTGTCGCCTATGACATCGGCGCCTATCGCGATGCTCCGTCGGGCCTGCGCATCTGGGCCGGCGCCACCATCGATACGGCCGACCTCGAGGCGCTGATGCCGTGGCTGACCTGGGCCTTCGAAACCCAGAAGGCGACGCTTTCCAAGGCTGCGGCCTGA
- the serA gene encoding phosphoglycerate dehydrogenase yields MAPRVLVSDELSETAVQIFRDRGVEVDFQPKLGKDKEKLAEIIGNYDGLAIRSATKATEKLIAAASNLKVIGRAGIGVDNVDIPAASRRGIIVMNTPFGNSITTAEHAIALMFAVARQLPAADSSTQAGKWEKSKFMGVEITGKLLGVIGAGNIGGIVCKKAIGLGMHVIAYDPFLSAERAQEMGVEKVELDDLLARADFITLHVPMTDKTRGILNKEALAKTKKGVRIVNCARGGLVDEAALAEAIKSGHVAGAGFDVFEVEPATESPLFGLENVVCTPHLGASTTEAQENVALQVAEQMSDYLVKGAVSNAINMPSITAEEAPILKPFIRLADVLGAFVGQVTESAIKEIEILYDGATATMNTKALTSAVLAGLIRPQVADVNMVSAPVMIKEKGVILSEVKRDKSGVFDGYIRLTVKTENQTRSIAGTVFSDGKPRFIQIKGINLDADVGNHMVYITNTDVPGMIGFIGTTLGAAGVNIANFQLGRDKQGGDAIALLYVDAAVSEDVMNKLRANTAIRQVKPLVFNVD; encoded by the coding sequence GTGGCACCTCGCGTACTCGTATCCGACGAACTCTCGGAAACCGCTGTCCAGATCTTCCGCGACCGTGGCGTCGAAGTCGATTTCCAGCCGAAGCTCGGCAAGGACAAGGAAAAGCTCGCCGAAATCATCGGCAACTATGACGGTCTCGCCATCCGCTCGGCCACCAAGGCGACGGAAAAGCTGATCGCCGCCGCGTCCAACCTCAAGGTCATCGGCCGCGCCGGCATCGGCGTCGACAATGTCGACATCCCGGCCGCCTCGCGTCGCGGTATCATCGTCATGAACACGCCCTTCGGCAACTCGATCACCACGGCCGAGCATGCCATCGCGCTGATGTTCGCCGTTGCCCGCCAGCTTCCGGCGGCCGACAGCTCGACCCAGGCGGGCAAATGGGAAAAGTCGAAGTTCATGGGCGTCGAGATCACCGGCAAGCTGCTCGGCGTCATCGGTGCCGGCAATATCGGCGGCATCGTCTGCAAGAAGGCCATCGGCCTCGGCATGCATGTCATCGCCTACGATCCGTTCCTGTCGGCCGAACGCGCCCAGGAAATGGGCGTCGAGAAGGTGGAGCTGGACGACCTGCTCGCCCGTGCCGATTTCATCACGCTGCATGTTCCGATGACGGACAAGACCCGCGGCATCCTCAACAAGGAAGCGCTGGCCAAGACCAAGAAGGGCGTGCGCATCGTCAACTGCGCCCGCGGCGGCCTGGTCGATGAGGCCGCGCTTGCCGAAGCCATCAAGTCCGGCCATGTCGCCGGTGCCGGCTTCGACGTGTTCGAGGTCGAGCCCGCGACGGAAAGCCCGCTCTTCGGTCTGGAAAACGTCGTCTGCACGCCGCATCTCGGCGCTTCGACCACGGAAGCCCAGGAAAACGTCGCGCTGCAGGTCGCCGAGCAGATGTCGGACTATCTCGTCAAGGGCGCCGTCTCCAACGCCATCAACATGCCGTCGATCACGGCCGAGGAAGCGCCGATCCTGAAGCCCTTCATCCGCCTTGCGGACGTGCTCGGCGCCTTCGTCGGCCAGGTCACGGAAAGTGCGATCAAGGAAATCGAAATCCTTTACGACGGCGCGACCGCGACGATGAACACCAAAGCGCTGACCAGCGCGGTGCTGGCCGGCCTCATCCGCCCGCAGGTCGCCGACGTCAACATGGTCTCGGCTCCGGTGATGATCAAGGAAAAGGGCGTCATTCTCTCCGAGGTCAAGCGTGACAAGTCGGGCGTCTTCGACGGTTACATCCGCCTGACGGTGAAGACGGAAAACCAGACCCGCTCGATCGCCGGCACGGTGTTCTCGGATGGCAAGCCGCGCTTCATCCAGATCAAGGGCATCAACCTCGATGCCGACGTGGGCAACCACATGGTCTACATCACCAACACCGACGTTCCCGGCATGATCGGCTTCATCGGCACGACGCTCGGTGCGGCCGGCGTGAACATCGCCAACTTCCAGCTCGGCCGTGACAAGCAGGGCGGCGACGCCATCGCGCTGCTCTATGTCGATGCCGCCGTTTCGGAAGACGTGATGAACAAGCTGCGCGCCAATACGGCGATCCGCCAGGTCAAGCCGCTCGTCTTCAACGTCGACTGA